In Balearica regulorum gibbericeps isolate bBalReg1 chromosome 26, bBalReg1.pri, whole genome shotgun sequence, one genomic interval encodes:
- the LOC142605294 gene encoding uncharacterized protein LOC142605294 → MGDAVPGGRHPPGASFTIEYLLSERGDGAPRSPSPPGRTPPPAPRRPPDPGDKPSQSYIALISTAILSSPEKKLLLSDIYQWIMDNYPYFKNKEKSWRNSVRHNLSLNECFVKAGRSDNGKGHFWAIHPANMEDFAKGDYHRRRARRRVRRVNVGYYHPYALYGLGCCCPCCPPAPPAPPPRPACAAPPRPARSPPPLPARAGTLGLGPGPRSPWPRPPPSPAPLPVASPQGWGAAPMGPPKMWGQLQAGPAQAHSGCHLPCPLPPLTPRGCVCIPPPSPVTPERSWATRPPEGTLPGPPPNLPGLTGCPQEGTYCPTSPPPPPQAQAHMGLNPSSGRPPALIIFLLIVPDAPNENRGSQVLSGIRASR, encoded by the exons ATGGGGGACGCGGTGCCCGGGGGACGGCACCCACCCGGGGCCTCCTTCACCATCGAGTACCTGCTGTCGGAGCGGGGGGACGGGGCAccccgcagcccctctccccccgGCCGgacccccccgccagccccccggCGCCCGCCGGACCCCGGGGACAAGCCATCGCAGTCCTACATCGCCCTCATCTCCACCGCCATCCTCTCCTCCCCGGAGaagaagctgctgctctccGACATCTACCAGTGGATCATGGACAACTACCCCTACTTCAAGAACAAG GAGAAGAGCTGGCGCAACAGCGTCCGCCACAACCTCTCCCTTAACGAGTGCTTCGTCAAAGCCGGCCGCAGCGACAACGGCAAAGGCCACTTCTGGGCCATCCACCCTGCCAACATGGAGGATTTCGCCAAAGGCGACTACCATCGCCGGCGAGCCCGGCGGCGCGTCCGCAG GGTGAACGTCGGCTACTACCACCCCTACGCCCTGTACGGCCtcggctgctgctgcccctgctgccccccggcgccccccgcccccccccctcgccctgcctgcgctgcccccCCTCgtcctgcccgcagccccccaccgCTGCCTGCCCGAGCGGGCACGCTGGGCCTGGGGCCGGGTCCCCGCTCCCCGTGGCCCCGGCCCCCTCCTTCCCCGGCCCCCCTTCCTGTAGCctccccccagggctggggggccgCCCCCATGGGGCCCCCCAAAATGTGGGGGCAGCTCCAAGCAGGACCCGCTCAGGCCCACTCTGGATGTCACCTGCCGTGTCCCCTCCCTCCGCTCACGCCAAGGGGTTGTGTGTGCATCCCCCCCCCATCACCAGTGACCCCTGAACGTTCCTGGGCTACACGTCCCCCTGAGGGGACCctcccgggacccccccccaatCTCCCTGGGCTCACAGGGTGCCCCCAGGAGGGGACCTACTGCCCCACGTCCCCCC ccccccccccgcaggcCCAGGCCCATATGGGGCTTAACCCCTCCAGCGGCAGGCCCCCTGCcctaattattttcttactaaTTGTCCCTGACGCCCCTAATGAAAATCGCGGCTCCCAGGTGTTAAGTGGCATTAGGGCGTCTCGCTAA